A single Pseudodesulfovibrio aespoeensis Aspo-2 DNA region contains:
- the bioD gene encoding dethiobiotin synthase, whose translation MMERYFISGTNTEVGKTVFSAWLAKRFMAEGKRVTYVKPVQTGFPADDDAAFVRTHTGLAPADARVIMTGTEPVAPCFLWETFPFDAVADTINAVSECDVLLVEGAGGLLVPLDMNRQMYEIARACDLRTILVVPNRLGCINDALLSAHFLASKGLPLAGLAVNDHYASDACNNERNKRMLDHLLPGSVAYVFGTLDTP comes from the coding sequence ATGATGGAACGCTACTTCATCTCCGGCACCAATACCGAAGTCGGGAAGACGGTCTTCTCCGCATGGCTGGCAAAACGATTCATGGCCGAAGGGAAACGCGTCACCTACGTCAAGCCCGTGCAGACCGGCTTCCCTGCCGACGACGACGCCGCCTTTGTCCGCACGCATACGGGGCTCGCTCCGGCAGACGCCCGAGTCATCATGACCGGCACCGAGCCGGTGGCCCCCTGCTTTCTCTGGGAGACGTTCCCCTTTGACGCGGTGGCGGACACGATCAACGCCGTTTCCGAGTGCGATGTCCTGCTCGTCGAGGGGGCCGGAGGACTGCTCGTGCCCCTGGACATGAACAGGCAGATGTACGAAATCGCCCGCGCCTGCGACCTGCGCACCATCCTCGTGGTTCCCAACCGCCTGGGATGCATCAATGACGCCCTGCTCTCGGCGCATTTCCTGGCATCCAAGGGACTGCCCCTGGCCGGTCTGGCCGTCAATGACCATTATGCATCCGACGCCTGCAACAATGAACGCAACAAGCGGATGCTCGACCATCTCCTGCCCGGATCGGTCGCCTA
- the bioA gene encoding adenosylmethionine--8-amino-7-oxononanoate transaminase: MTMDRIPQALWLPVTQMKDLEEHPALRICSGKGIYVYNAKGKPYIDAISSWWTNIFGHANPRITHALAKQAAQLEHVLFAGVIHPPAEELARRLADLTPDELTKVFFAGDGASAVEIAMKMSYGYRRNTGQPEKRRFVGLSGGYHGETLGALSICGHDAFSDIYRPLMPDNISVTGPDCYRCPYDRTRTDCDAECFEPMERTLEERGREITAVFVEPLAQGAAGWRFYPPRYLHKLRECTRHHDIHLAFDEIAVGFGRLGTMFAMEQAGVTPDFVTLSKSITSGTLPLSVVMTTDAVYESFLGDFTELKAFMHSHTYMGNPLACAVANETLSMFEELNVLETNKPKYRHLADYAAQRFAGHRHVGEVRSLGFITCVELVADPGTRTPLDWKQRTGFRIFREALKRGALLRNLGDCIYFLPPYVITQDEITRLVDIAHAAMVEVLGE; encoded by the coding sequence ATGACGATGGATAGGATACCACAGGCTCTCTGGCTTCCGGTCACTCAGATGAAAGACCTTGAGGAACACCCGGCGCTCAGGATCTGCTCCGGGAAAGGAATATATGTATACAACGCCAAAGGCAAACCGTACATCGACGCCATCAGTTCATGGTGGACCAATATTTTCGGCCATGCCAACCCGCGCATCACCCATGCGCTGGCCAAACAGGCGGCGCAACTGGAACACGTCCTGTTCGCTGGCGTCATCCATCCCCCGGCCGAGGAGCTGGCCCGCCGCCTGGCCGACCTGACGCCGGACGAACTGACCAAGGTGTTCTTTGCCGGAGACGGGGCGAGCGCCGTGGAAATCGCCATGAAGATGAGCTACGGCTACCGCCGCAACACGGGCCAGCCGGAAAAAAGGCGGTTCGTCGGCCTGTCCGGCGGCTATCACGGCGAAACTCTCGGCGCTTTGTCCATATGTGGACACGACGCCTTTTCCGACATCTACCGGCCACTCATGCCGGACAACATCAGCGTCACCGGACCGGACTGCTACCGCTGCCCATACGATCGGACGCGCACCGACTGCGACGCCGAATGCTTCGAGCCCATGGAGCGGACCCTGGAGGAGCGAGGCCGGGAAATCACGGCGGTCTTTGTCGAGCCCCTGGCCCAGGGAGCCGCGGGCTGGCGGTTTTACCCCCCGCGCTATCTGCACAAGCTGCGCGAGTGTACGCGGCACCATGACATCCACCTCGCGTTTGACGAAATCGCGGTCGGCTTTGGTCGCCTCGGCACCATGTTCGCCATGGAGCAGGCCGGGGTCACCCCGGACTTCGTGACCCTGTCCAAATCCATCACCTCGGGCACGCTCCCGCTCTCGGTGGTCATGACCACGGATGCGGTCTACGAATCGTTTCTGGGCGACTTCACCGAACTGAAGGCGTTCATGCACAGCCACACCTACATGGGCAATCCCCTGGCCTGCGCCGTGGCCAACGAGACGCTGTCCATGTTCGAAGAACTGAATGTCCTCGAAACCAACAAGCCGAAATATCGTCATCTGGCCGACTATGCCGCGCAGCGGTTCGCCGGGCACCGCCATGTGGGCGAGGTCCGCTCCCTGGGCTTCATCACCTGCGTCGAGCTGGTGGCCGACCCGGGGACCAGGACTCCTCTTGACTGGAAACAGCGGACCGGGTTCAGGATATTCCGGGAAGCGCTCAAGCGGGGCGCGCTGCTGCGCAACCTCGGCGACTGCATCTACTTCCTGCCGCCCTACGTCATCACGCAGGACGAAATCACCCGGCTGGTGGACATTGCCCATGCCGCCATGGTCGAAGTGCTGGGGGAATGA